The proteins below are encoded in one region of Paraburkholderia aromaticivorans:
- a CDS encoding DUF4148 domain-containing protein: protein MNTARLFILCAAAISTIGVASQVAQAQGKSRAEVKQELVQAQHDGVIPTTRTRYPADASTIARNKQLHAISSHGGEMAPPMDRHDSLTAK from the coding sequence ATGAATACCGCAAGACTCTTCATTCTCTGCGCCGCTGCCATTTCTACGATCGGTGTGGCCTCACAAGTTGCGCAGGCACAAGGCAAATCTCGCGCGGAGGTGAAACAGGAATTGGTTCAAGCACAACACGATGGCGTGATTCCAACCACCAGGACACGATACCCGGCAGACGCCAGCACGATTGCCCGCAACAAGCAGCTACACGCAATTTCTTCGCATGGCGGCGAAATGGCACCTCCAATGGACCGGCATGACAGCCTCACGGCAAAGTAA
- a CDS encoding porin: MAISSTVRPGSACRAWSAGATYGNGPFNVAAGYLQTNHSGSLGAANSAASADGNISARLQRTYGVGANYAYGPARAGFVWSHSQIDGLASLASGGGALPGLNGLNLHLDNYEINGAYNMTPALALVGSYTFTDGTVTGTGNGDNSPTWHTFLVGADYSLGRRTDVYVAGVYQHASGSLGYNANGIPIANVAAINMLSPSTTDNQFAATVGLRHRF; this comes from the coding sequence ATGGCGATTTCCTCAACCGTCAGGCCTGGGTCGGCCTGTCGCGCATGGAGCGCCGGCGCGACGTACGGAAACGGTCCGTTCAACGTCGCAGCGGGCTACTTGCAGACGAACCACTCGGGCAGCCTTGGTGCAGCGAATAGCGCGGCCTCGGCCGACGGGAATATCTCGGCACGTCTGCAGCGCACCTATGGTGTCGGCGCGAACTACGCGTACGGCCCGGCGCGAGCTGGCTTCGTGTGGTCGCACTCGCAGATCGACGGCCTCGCAAGTCTTGCGAGCGGGGGTGGTGCCCTGCCGGGGCTCAACGGTCTGAACCTGCACCTGGACAACTACGAAATCAACGGCGCCTACAATATGACGCCTGCTCTCGCGTTGGTCGGCTCGTACACATTCACCGACGGTACGGTGACGGGCACAGGTAACGGCGATAACTCGCCGACGTGGCACACGTTCCTTGTTGGCGCTGACTACTCGCTCGGCAGGCGTACCGACGTGTACGTGGCGGGCGTCTACCAGCACGCTTCGGGATCGCTCGGTTACAACGCGAACGGTATCCCCATCGCCAACGTGGCAGCGATCAACATGCTTTCGCCGTCGACCACGGACAATCAGTTTGCCGCAACGGTCGGCTTGCGCCACAGATTCTAA
- a CDS encoding DUF4148 domain-containing protein, which translates to MEFRKVLVIGLFSVFLSPLALADAGQASPRYVPVEGYGGAPETTMSSGAAPAVKPARQGKTRAEVRQELIQAYRDGLIATTEADYPPSRRTIERNKALFAESERYFK; encoded by the coding sequence ATGGAGTTTCGAAAAGTACTTGTTATTGGCCTGTTTAGCGTTTTTTTATCCCCGCTGGCACTCGCAGACGCAGGGCAGGCGTCTCCAAGGTATGTCCCCGTCGAAGGTTATGGCGGCGCACCGGAAACAACTATGTCGTCGGGTGCGGCACCGGCGGTCAAACCGGCGCGTCAGGGGAAAACACGCGCCGAAGTTCGCCAGGAGCTCATTCAGGCATATAGGGACGGTCTCATAGCGACGACGGAAGCCGACTATCCGCCGAGCAGACGGACTATCGAGCGCAATAAGGCACTGTTTGCCGAATCCGAACGCTACTTCAAGTAA
- a CDS encoding DUF4148 domain-containing protein, with product MNSIITLALASAVLVTSAAQAQGLTRAEVRQQLIEALANGLHYVTESSYPEVHPSFAHMVKANAATQPAQSGEGGVPAGSHESGGAPHGLPMPDGNPHCVGPVSFCSTYSGS from the coding sequence ATGAATTCGATCATCACACTCGCCCTGGCTTCGGCCGTACTTGTTACTTCCGCTGCTCAGGCTCAGGGCTTGACACGTGCCGAGGTGAGGCAGCAACTCATCGAGGCGCTGGCCAATGGCTTGCACTACGTTACTGAGTCGTCCTATCCGGAAGTTCATCCGAGTTTCGCCCACATGGTGAAGGCCAACGCCGCGACACAACCGGCGCAGAGCGGCGAAGGCGGCGTGCCGGCGGGATCGCATGAATCGGGCGGCGCGCCGCACGGACTCCCGATGCCTGACGGCAATCCGCACTGCGTTGGGCCAGTCAGTTTCTGCAGCACCTATTCAGGTTCGTAA